Part of the Aquicella lusitana genome is shown below.
TGCTGCGCGATGCTCTCCGGCACGCCGGCTGAACTCGGCACACCCAAGGTAAGCGCGCCAGAACCGGCCGCGACCAGCAAACTATCCGCATGCCCATGATAACAGCCGGCAAACTTGATGATTTTATCGCGCCGCGTATAGCCACGGGCCAGCCGTATCGCGCTCATGGTCGCTTCTGTCCCGGAATTGACAAAGCGTATCATTTCAATTGAAGGGAGCAGCCCGCATACTTTTTTTGCCAGCTTGACTTCAATTTCAGTCGGCGCGCCAAAACTTAACCCCTGTTGCAGCGCTTCTGTCACTTTTTCAATTACATAGGGGTGGGCATGACCCGCAATCAGAGGACCCCAAGAGCAAACATAATCAATATATTCTCGGCCATCGGCATCCACCAAGTAGGGGCCGTGCCCGCTTTTTATAAAAACAGGCTCGCCTTCTACACCACGAAAAGCCCGCACAGGTGAATTGACGCCGCCCGGGATATAATGTTGAGCCAGATTAAATAACTGTCTTGAAAGCATCATCGTTGGTTTTCTCTGTTAGATTGAGAGCGTTTATTTAACTTATCCCCGCCAGTTTTTACCGGCTGATTACCCTACCCTTCATGGCAATTAAGTATTATAATCTGCCATCACTAATCCAATAATTCAAAAAATCGTGACATTTTATCTTAATTAATCACACCTAAACAACCGAGAGAAAACCCATGCAAGAGAGAACCCCCGCACCCTTTAAACGCTATATGTGCTTGTTATGCGGCTATATTTACGATGAGGAAAAAGGCTGGCCAGAAGACGGCATCGCCCCCGGCACACGCTGGGAAGATGTACCGCCGGCCTGGCAGTGCCCGGAATGCGGCGCCACTAAAGATGATTTTGAAATGATTGAAGTAGCGTAAATTAAAGCGTTTCAAAACCACGGTACGTTTGCCAGGGTAGTTCTTCATACGAAAGATCCGTAACCCTGGCAAGCTCAGGACCCTCTTTTAGCCACTCGTACAATTTCGCTACTTTGTCTTTTTCACCGCAGGCGATGACTTCGACACGACCATCGGGCAAGTTTCGCGCGAATCCTGTCAGACCCAGTTTTTCAGCCTGCTCCTGCGTGGAAGCACGAAACCACACGCCTTGCACCTTTCCTGCAACAAAACAGTGAATACAAATTTTTTCTGTCATCTGGTGCTCCTTTTCAGAGATTATTTACGTCTGAAGACGACTACCTGCACATGCCCCATTGAATCATGCGCCACAATTTCAAACCTGGATACAATCTCCGTCGGAAGGGCATTGAAATACGCAACCCGTGTGACAAAAAAAGCGGGGCTCGTGAATTCAAGCAGCGATTGCGGATCGTCTATAAAAACAGGCTGCTCTCCTCGCGGCAATGCATGAGGCATCTGGGTGAGATATTTGATAGGCCAGCCATCGGGTTTCTCTTTATAAAACACCAGGCGCGACCGATTTTGTATACGCTGTTCTTCGACAGCAGCAACAAAGTGACGGGACTGGTTGAGTGACAATTCAATTTTTTCCATCACGCCTATGTACGTCATGACAAAGCCGAGCGCAGCCGTCATAATCATCCACGTCGTAAGGCATGCTTCGCGATTGATATACCGAAACACAACCAGAAAATTCAGCAGCTGCATTGCAATGAGAAGGGTGACAACCGGCAAATAGGCGATGCCAAAGTCTAGGTGACGATTGTTAGCATAAAAAAAGACGGCCTCTGTTGCCAGCATGAGCAAGGCCGGAAAATATAAAAAAATTCTTAAGATAATCGAACGCAAAAGGGAAAAATATTTTTCCCTTGTCAGAACGGCAAAAGGATAAGCCGCTATTAGCGCAATAGCAGGGGCCATAGGCAGAATGTAACGTGTCTTTTTGTCGCCGGGGATGCTCATGCCAATTAGAATAACCAGCATCCAACCGACCAGTTTCAACAGAAACCCCGCATCCGGCAGGGAACGCCTTCGATATAGAAAGATATAAACCATACCGCCTGTTACGAGAGCGGCCAACGGAAAACTCAGCGCATAATTACCCATGCCGTCTACAAAATAAAAATAAACAGGCAGATAACTATTATCTATTCTGCCCAGCACCTGCATACGCAACACATCACGTAAAAACGCTTCACCACCAACATGATAGGCAAGCGCAAGCAGTGTGCCAGTACAGATCAAAAGTAGAACTAAGGCGATTAATCCGGAAACAAAACATTTTTTAAAATTAAGCTTCAGCAGGTAATAGACGCAGATCACCCCTGTAGGCATGACAAGGCCTATGGGGCCACGGAATAAAAAACCCAGCACCAGAAGCGGATAAATCCATTTTGCACGTGCAGGTTTATTTGCTTTGTCAGCTGAATACACCAGATAAAAACAGCAAACGGTCACCAGCGCAGGATACATATCAAGTGCAATGGTTCGTGCACTCTTTAAAAAAGCCAGGGTTAGCAAAAGAAAAAAAACAGCATACCATCCCCAACGTATGCTATGAAGCGTACCCGTGCAGAACGTCATGACCAATGTCAGGCTGGCTGCAAGTGCGCTTGGCAGTACGGCAACCAATTTATTCATGTCGCCAAAAAGACAGGCAAACAGATAGATTAGGAAAGTTGAAGTAACAGGATAATCAGGGTAAGGCTGCTGATAGGTAGTAGGGAACCAGGTCGGCCCATAACGCCACATTTCCAGAGCAAACAGATAAAAGCGCGACTCAAAACCAATAATTTCCTGAGCGCTTAATCCCCAGGTAAAAAAAACCAGGCTCAGAAAAAAAATGGCCAAGGACGCTAGCCCTCTACGGTACAGTACGGACATGATGGATTAATCTTTATCTAAAAATGATGGTTCGCATCTTAGCATAACTCTTCATGCAGTCGAACCGAAGGCCTCCAGACATAACCTGGCTACGCAGTTCCTCTGTACACGACAAAATTTCTAACCGTTTGCCCTGAGGAAGCCGCGAAGCGGCCGTCTCGAAGGGTGAACTTCTCGCCAAGAATGAAACTCTACTAGCCGCTGGACGGAGCTCTATTTATAATGACCTCACGCGCTCAGGGATTTTGTTATACAATTCCGTTCCACACAAAGCCGAGGAACGGCGGTGAGCGTTCACAAACAAAACAACAGGAGTACCATGAAAGATTATTTGATTGCTCCCTCGCTGCTATCAGCTGATTTCGCCAAATTGGGAGCTGAAGCAGAAGCCGTATTGCAAGCTGGGGCTGACATGCTGCACCTGGATGTCATGGATAATCATTATGTCCCCAACCTCACGGTGGGGCCGCTGGTCTGTGAAGCACTTAGGAAATATGGCGTTCGAGCGCCCATCGATGTGCACCTCATGACGCGTCCCGTGGATCGCCTGATCGTGGACTTTGCAAACGCCGGCGCCACGCACATTACTTTTCATCCTGAAGCGTCCGAACACGTGGATCGCAGCCTCGCACTGATCCGAAAGCACGGCTGCAAAGCAGGCCTTGCACTGAATCCAGCCACCACACTGCATTGTCTTGAATATGTGCTGGATAAAATTGACATCATCCTGATCATGTCCGTCAATCCTGGCTTTGGTGGCCAAACCTTTATTCCTTCGTCCCTTCAAAAAATTCACCGGGCCAGAGATCTGATAAATTCCAGCGGTCGGGACATTCGTCTGGCCATAGATGGCGGCGTTAAAACTGATAATATTGCGCAAATTGCGCAGGCAGGCGCGGATATGTTCATTGCCGGTTCTGCCGTGTTCCACCACCCCGATTATCGGGAAGTCATTTCGCTCATGCGCGAACAATTAGCAGACGTAAAATAAAAGGTTAGCTCATGCAAAAACCCAAACCCACGGCCGGTCTTCATCACGTTGCGCTTTATGTAAAAAAATTTACTGAATGCGCTCACTTCTACACAAACCTGTTGGGCATGAAAATCATGTGGCAGCCCGATGAAGATAACCTTTATCTCACTTCAGGCAATGACAATCTTGCTCTGCACCGCGCGCCTGCTGATTTCATGCCTGCGCCTCATCAGCATCTGGATCATATCGGTTTTTTTCTGACTGAAAAGGAAGAAGTGGACCGCTGGCATGATTACTTGCAAGCCAACGGCGTCACTATCAAAGCAAAGCCTAAAGATCACCGTGACGGTACGCGCAGCTTTTACTGCGCGGATCCGGATGGAAATATTGTGCAGCTTATTTATTACGTTTTATAACCCGGAACCAGAGCGGCTCTTTCACTCGCTTCCTGCAGCTGCAAGATATCAAACACAATTCGATCAGCTACATTCTCAAGCTCAGGGAAACGCTTTTTTGCCTCTGCTGTGATCTTTGAACGGTTTGCCAGCTTATCCAGAATGGTGTCCATCCATTGAGGCAATGCTGGATTAAAGATAAGCGCAGGATTCATGAGTATTTCTATTAGAAATCGCATATGATCATTCTGCGGATAAGTACGCAAAAAATTCAGTATTTTCTCGAGACAGCTTTGCTCAAATACAGCCGCTTTTAATCCGTATTGATCAACCAACTTAATTAATGACCTGGCAAAACCCGTATATTCTAGCGGACCTATGTTACTGAAATAACTTGGATTCGCCCTGCTCTTTTGCGTGCCTATTTCTTCCAAGAGTGCGAGATAGGGCTTTAACGGCAAGGCATGAATGAGCTTAAGCGTTTCCAGCAGCTGTTTCCTGTCATATTGTGTTTTAAATAAATAAGGTCGGATTCCTTTAATTTTATACTCCTTTACTGGCTTGAGTGCCTGCTCCAACTGCTTCAACAAACGAACAACCAGCGAGTTTTCATGAGCAGACCAGCTTCTGCCCGTGTCCCACTCTGCCTGTATTATCGAATCTAAGAAAATTCTTGCATTTTGAGCTTTATCCAAAATAGGCGAAAAATTTGCATATTGCGGAAGAATCTTTTGAGGATAATGGATGAAAAAAGCTTTAGCGTCTGCTTTTTTTTCAGGATCAGCATCACCTTGCAGAAAGCGTCTCCATAAAATATCCTGGCTTGCTAGTCGGTAAAAAAGCTTGGAAACCTCGCTCGCTCTCACGAGATCAGGAGGATTCAAGTAGAAAAGTATCAGCGTAATTACTTCGACTGGAACCGTTTCAAAAGGACCGTTAGCTGATATCGTTGTTGTTATTTCCTTATTATTTTTACTTTCCTTATCCACTTTTTTTTTGCGAGAAAAAGGCATCAGCACACCCCGTTATTCCTGATAGTAATTGGTTTTTTTTGAAATAAAAAAGGATAACGGCTAAGAGTGTGGCAGCATCAAGGGGCCAAGTCAATGAGCCCAACTGCTTCTTAACCCGCCCGATGATAGGGCTAGGAATGAAGAAAGTAATTTATTATTTAACAAACAGTTGGCATCAAATTCCTTGCGAAAGCTTACTGTTTTCGCACACCCGCTGCCGAGCCTAACAGCACGATATCAGCTCTGCGTTTCGCAAAAATGCCGTTTTCTACTACGCCCACGATCTGCTTTAGCTTCTCTTCCCATTCTCGCGGTTCCAGCATTTTGAGATTGTAAACATCCAGAATCTGGTTCCCGTTATCGGTTACAAATCCTTCTCTATAGACAGGATCGCCGCCAAGCTGCACAATCTGCCGCGCCACAAAGCTCCGCGCCATGGGAATCACTTCCACCGCAACCGGGAATTCGCCCAGCATGTCAACTTGCTTGCTTTCGTCCGCGATGCAAATAAATTTTTTAGCGGCAGTCGCAATGATTTTTTCCCGCGTCAGCGCACCGCCGCCGCCTTTGATCATCTGCTTTGCTGGATTAATTTCATCTGCGCCGTCCACATAGAGCGGCAAATCGCCGACAGAATTGAGCTCAATCAAGGGAATGGAAAGTGCCTTCAGTTTATTCGCTGTGGCAGTCGAACTCGCCACAGCGCCTTCGATATTTTGTTTGATGCGGGCAAGCGCATCAATAAAATAACCAACCGTGCTACCCGTCCCAACCCCGATTATCATGTCTTGTTCGATGAATGATAACGCAGCTTCCGCAGCTGCTTTCTTTCCTGCTTCCTGATCCATGCCGAATCCCCATTACAGAATATAGCTAGACAAGTCCTCGTCCTTCACCAGCTGCTGCAGGCGCTCGTTAACATAGGCTGCATCGATATTGATTTCTTGGTCTTTTAATTCATTCGCATTGTACGAAATCTCTTCCAGCAGCCGTTCGAGCACAGTGTGCAAGCGTCTTGCACCGATATTTTCCACGCGCTCATTCACATGCCAGGCAATTTCAGCAATGCGGCGCACGCCATCCGGCAGGAATTTAAGTTTGACACCTTCAGTTCCCAGTAAGGCCGTATACTGCTCAGTCAAGGAAGCTTCCGGCTCTGTGAGAATACGTACAAAATCATCGGTGGAAAGTGATTTCAGTTCAACACGAATAGGCAAGCGGCCCTGCAATTCGGGAATAAGATCCGAAGGCTTCGCAAAATGGAACGCGCCAGATGCGATAAACAGAATATGATCCGTACGAACCATGCCATACTTGGTAGAGATGGTTGAGCCTTCGATCAATGGCAGTAAATCCCGTTGCACGCCTTCTCGCGATACGTCCGCACCTGCATATTCGGAGCGCTTGGCAATCTTGTCAATTTCATCCACAAACACGATGCCGCTTTGTTCAACGCTTTCAATTGCCCGCGCTTTAATTTCATCATCGTCGATCAGCTTTGCCGCTTCTTCTTCGCGCAGGATTTTCTTGGCTTCGCCCACTTTGAGCTTGCGCATTTTTTTGCGTTCCGCACCCAAATTCTGGAACATGCTCTGCAATTGATTCGTCATTTCTTCCATACCAGGAGGCGCCATGATTTCCACCCCGAGTGGCGCAGCTGAAACTTCTATTTCAATCTCTTTATCATCCAGCGAACCTTCGCGAATTTTTTTACGGAACAACTGGCGTGCTGAAGTATCCTCTTTGACAGGCTCGTGCGGTTCTCCCACAAAACTTCCGCGTGGTGGCGGCAACAGGGCGTTTAGGATGCGCTCTTCAGCCGCCTCTTCTGCAATCGGCCGCACCTTGCTCATTTCATTTTCACGTACCATCTTGATCGCCATATCGACCAGATCACGAATGATCGATTCCACATCCCGTCCCACATAGCCTACTTCAGTAAACTTGGTAGCTTCTACTTTGATAAAAGGCGCGTTCGCGAGTTTTGCCAAACGGCGGGCAATTTCGGTTTTACCAACGCCCGTTGGTCCAATCATCAGAATATTCTTCGGCATGATTTCATCACGCAGCGGAGAGGATAACTGCATGCGCCGCCATCGATTACGCAGCGCTACCGCTACAGCACGCTTGGCTTCCGCCTGGCCAATAATGTGTTTATCGAGCTCAATGACAATTTCGCCCGGTGTGGGTGTCGCTGGAATAGTCGTAGGCATGTTTTCTTCACTCATGTCGTTATGATAGCTAAGTGCTCTGTTTAACATTATGGCAAGGTCTCAATCGTAAAATGATTATTGGTATAAATACAAATGGATCCGGCAATTCCTAATGATTTTTCTACAATGGTTTTTGCATCCAGATCGGTGTTTTCCAGCAAGGCCTGGGCAGCAGACTTCGCATAGGGGCCGCCTGAGCCAATGGCAATCAGGCTGTTTTCAGGTTCAATCACATCGCCATTACCGGAAATAATTAAAGATGCTTTTGTATCTGCGACAACCAACATGGCTTCCAGTCGGCGTAGCATGCGGTCTGTTCGCCAGTCTTTTGCGAGTTCAACCGCCGCTCGCACCAGATTACCCTGATGCGTTTCCAATTTGGCTTCAAAGCGTTCAAACAGGGTAAAAGCATCCGCCGTGCCGCCGGCAAATCCGGCCAGAATTTTATTATTGTAGAGACGGCGCACTTTGCGCGCATTTCCTTTCATGATGGTATGGCCCATCGTCACTTGACCATCTCCCCCGACCACCACCATCCCGTTGCGCCGTACAGAAAGTATCGTTGTACCATGCATTTCAGACAAAATGTATGCTCCTATTTCTGGAAATCTTTTTATTTAGGATGCGTACCTAACGTTTAAACTTTGAGCCAAAACGCTGAGATGCGCTCTAAATCTTAATATAAGGGCAGATATTCACTTTACAAGCCCCATGGTGGACATATAATAAAATCCCTTTTTCCCTTGAGTGTCAATGCCATGCGACCGAGTCAACGAGCAAACCACGAACTTCGTGAAATTAAAATCACCCGTCATTTTACCAAACACGCCGAGGGTTCTGTTTTGGTTGAATTTGGTGATACCAAAGTCATTTGCACCGCTAGCGTCACCGCTGGTGTCCCGCCCTTTCTCAAAGACAGCGGCAGAGGCTGGGTCACCGCAGAATACGGGATGCTGCCCCGGTCTACCCATGAACGCATGCAGCGCGAAGCCGCCAAAGGCAAACAGGTAGGAAGGACGCAGGAAATTCAGCGGCTGATTGCACGTTCTCTGCGCGCTGCCGTGGATTTAAGGATGCTGGGCGAAAATACCATTATTGTTGACTGCGATGTGATCCAGGCAGATGGCGGCACCCGCACCGCCTCCATCACTGGTGGCTGCGTCGCCTTATATGACGCCATTCAATACCTTTTGCGCGAAAATAAAATTGTGACAAATCCTTTTCAGCAATTTGTTGCTTCTATCTCTGTCGGTATTTATGAAGGTGAAGCCATTATTGATCTTAACTATGTAGAAGATTCCACTGCCGAAACAGATATGAATATCGTTATGACCGAACACGGCGGCTTCATCGAAATCCAGGGCACAGCTGAAAGGGACACTTTTGAACAGGCAGATCTGGATAAAATGTTAACGCTTGCCAAAAACGGCATACGGCAATTAGTTCAGATTCAGAAGACAGTGCTGGGATCGCATTAATGAAAAACTGAAAACACCCCTCATCCGCCCTTCGGGCACCTTCTCCCACAAGGGGAGAAGGATAATAGTTATCTATTGCGAGGTTACCGAACAGCAATGAACCTTCACTGGGATGACGTACTTACTCGGATAATGCGGGCGGCTGTTTTATTTTCTGCGCAGATTTAAATATTGCTCGTACTCATCCTGCTGAATTTCTTCAGCTAGCAATTCATCCAGAAGGATCTGGGTATCACGGCTGACTTCTTTGGCTCCGCCAGAAAAAGTTGTATAGGTTATAAATGTCTCAGAAGGGTTCGCCTGCTTTTTTGCTTCTACTTTCTGCTTTTCTTTTTCTTCATCAACCTTCTCAACCAGCAATGCCCATTTATCTTCTTTATCTGTTTGGGTTGCGTCCAGTTCCAGTTGCAAATAGAGCGTATCGACTAAAAGCGGCTTCTTATTTTTTTCTTCTACATGCTTAATGGTTTCCCTATAAAGCTCGGTTTCAGTGTAATCCACCGCTTCAGGAGCCGGTAGCATCTCAACGAATTCGCCTTCGCTCCAATGAATACCTTCATTATTAATGAGTGCAAGCACAGGCGCATCAACATGACATTCTTCCCGGGTCGAAAGAATTCTGTCTTTATCTTCTATCTTCTGGATTCGTGTTTCAGCTTCTTTATAAGCAGCCTCACTGAATTGATCTTCATCAGTCAAGTCAGTGAATTTGAACTGGTTCTGTGGTGTTCTTGCAATCACGTTTCGCTGAACAAGTTGGTCAACGCACTCGGCTGACCACTTCAATTCCTGAGTATCAGGCACATATACATTCTTGAAAGGAACTCGCTGGTCTTTCTGCTCCGCAAGAAATTGCAGCACCTTCTCGCTTTCTGGTACGGCATCCAAGCGCTGAGTCACTTCTTCTTTAGTTAAAGGCATGATGGCGACAGTAATATCTTCTACACAATCAACCACACCGCGGTCGGATAATTGCTGTATGTCATTTTTTTTGCCGTTTTTATTTTCAAGCAGGTAGGATTCTTTTTCTTTATCAAGCGAAATGGTACCGTGTTCGATATGAATATGATGCGGGTTATCATTTTTATAACCATCCACATTCGCGCCCCAGAAACGGCCCAGCTGGCCCAATTCCAAGTCACCCGCCCATTGGCCTGGTTTTTTCATATTAGCCATGAATGTGCCATAACCTTCCTCTTCCCACCAAGCAAGCAGAGCTACTTCTTTTTCCTGAAAAACATCATCCAATTGTTTTTCTAATTGGTTGAGCTCAGTTGTTTCTTCTTTGGTTCTGTTGGTAGCCGTTTTTAAAGCACCATAGCGTTGCAAATCAACCTGGCCGTGAAAGAGTCCGTTGCTCAAATCCTCGAACGCTCGCGAAATATGATCATGGCGTTTGTAAATATCATCTTTAACGCCAGAAATATTCACACCCGCCGTATTTAACGCATAATCCCTAAATGCGCTAACGAGTGGTTGAATGGTACGATGGTAGTGACGACGATTGTTATCTTTGTCATCTTTTTCTGCTCAGAAAAGGGTTAGTTCACGCATGATGGGCGCGAGCATCAATTGAAAATTTTCTTCGTTTTGCTTTCGAAGCTCAAAAATCTTTTCTTTTATTTCTTTCCACTTGGCTTCGAAATTATATTCGTTGACCTTCATGATGGCTTCTTCTAGCGGGAGATTCGTCAAATCTTCGGGAAGCTGGATAAACTTGTGTTTGGCTGCAATGATGATGAAATAAGCGAAAGCACTGCCAGGCGTTTTGCCGTGTTTTACAAGATTTGTTTCAATCTGATTGATAACAGGTTCTTTCCAAAAGGCGCGATCATATGCATGGAATGCGCAATCTCCCAGGCCCATGGTCGGTTTAGGAATTAACTTTCTTGGCTGTGTCATGAGGCTCGCTCTTCGTTTTATGCTTTTGTTTTAGCATATATTATATGAGTTCTATAATAGGCCGATTATATTAAGAAATCATTAAAAATGGCAAAAAAACGCTCACGAACAAGGTCTTATTTTCTACCCTGACCCGGCCCTTTTTGGCGATTTTCAAGTTCAGATTCCTGCTGGGGTTTATGCGATACAGGTGTCTTTTGGGACCAAAAGAGGGCCCATGAATTTGCAAGTCGCGCAGGCGTCTCCGGTAAAACGGGGGGAAGTTGAATAGTAGATTCCAACGCGGGCTCTTTCTTCCAAGCCCCTGATTTTACTTCTTTATTTAATAAATCGCGCGCATCATTTTCGCTAAAGCCACTCACATGGGTAGTAATACCACCTGGCCTCATGGATTCTTCCAGCAAAATTTTACTGAACAGCGTGTGGTGATCTTTAACTTTTTCATTCAAATCCCCCACTGTTCCATCTACATATTTTTTTGGCGCCGCCATGTCTTATTCCTCCCCTAAATCCTTCGCATATCGCTCTTTTTCACCGCATTTATCCCATAAAAAATCGGCTATGGTTTGCTTGACAACACCCGTCATCGGTCGCCCGAGCAGGTCGAAATACCAGAAGTGGAAAGGAACTTCGCTGGTATCTACTTTAATCACCGCTTTCTGATTACCCAATTTATACAAAATAAAATGCTCTTCTTCTGCAAAAGCGCGGTCCTTTCTGCTTTCTTCAAGCAGACTATCCAGCACCTTTGCAAGACCGTCAGGCCCTTCTGCAAGGATGTATTCTGCTGATAGATCAGCAACTTCTGTCATGGCCTTCACCTTTTAAGCGCTACTATCTTTATAATATAAAAATTGCCTTAAAGAACCCTTAAAAACCAGGGTTAAGAGAGGAATTTGAACAGCTCAACTATAAGCTTGAGCCGCGCACCAAAAGTATTACAGCACTATATCATAATTCATAATAAGGGGGGCATGGTCTGAAAAACGCTGGTCTTTGTAAATTTCCGCTGATTTTACTGTAGGCTTAAGCCCTGGGGAAATCACCTGATAATCAATTCGCCACCCCACATTTTTTTCCCATGCCCGCCCGCGGTTAGACCACCAAGTGTACTGATCAGGCGCCTGATTAACCTGGCGAAACGCATCCACAAAGCCCAACTGATCAAATAGTTTATCCATCCAGGCGCGTTCTTCTGGTAAAAAACCTGAATTTTTCTGGTTGGATCGCCAGTTTTTGAGATCAATGGCTTTATGGGCAATATTCAGGTCACCACAGATAATATAGGCCTGTTCTGCTTTGTTTAGCTGCTCAAGATGCTTTTCGTAGCGATCCAGAAAATCAAATTTGATCGTTTGACGATGCTCGCCAGACGTCCCTGACGGCATATAAAGCGAAGCAATCCAAATGGGTCCGAGATCAATGGCAACATGACGCCCTTCCCGATCTGCCACATCAAAACCCAAGCCGGTCACTATCTGCTTTGCTGGATAGCGCGAATAAATACCCACGCCACTGTAACCTTTCTTTTCAGCACAATGAAAATAGGCATAATAGCCCTCCGGGCGGAATTGCGGGTCTTGTAATTCATGCTCTTGTGCTCTTAACTCCTGCAGACAAATCACATCAGCCTGCTGGCGGTGCAGCCAATTGAAAAAACCCTTGCGCCCTGCCGAACGTATCCCATTCAAATTAACCGTAATAATTTTTAGCATTATTTACTCAATAGTTTTTGTAAAAATTTATTTGCTTTTTCGGGCAGATGTTTGATTTCTTCCTGCATCTTGGCTTTGACTTTTTCAACCTGTTCTTTTGTTATTATAGTTTTCAATGTCAGTTTATCCAGGCGTACAGAAGGTTCTTCCAGGCTACCGTCCACCAACACAGGGACAGGCCATTTCAACTTCACCGTGCCTAAGGGTGTCACGAGCAGGCGATAATCCAGAGTTTGATGAACAAGATCAATACTGCCATCCGCTCTCACAGCGAAAGCAGAAGAAGCTAAAAGCAGATTGTTCGTTGTCGCCACACCATTTTTGATGACTGCCAATCCGGTCATGCTGTCAAACGTGGTCTGGTTATGATTATTCGGTTCCGGCAGCGGCTGCTGGTTAAGCAACGCATCCGCGCTTTGCACAAAATAATTAAGGTCAATTCCTTCGATGGCGCCATTGGTTAACGTGAATTGGCTGCTTCCGTTTAAATTAGCAAGCAATTGATCACGGCTATTACCCTGTGTCTCTGCCTGCAACCGCACCTGGGCCGTGCCGGATAATTTTATTTTTCGCTCAGTGCCGTGCAGATCAGCCAGCAAAGGGCTTAATTGCATGCGATTCATCGTGATGTCCCAATCCCATTGCGGCACAGCAGATAAAGTACGCCCGTGCGCAATACCGTCCAGCGACCCTCCATAAAAAGAAGCGGTCAACGGCTTGAGCGTCAGCACATTGTTCTGCCAATGCAACCCAATGCGGGCATGCTCAGCCTTCAGGTTGTTCAGCCGGACTTCGGCAATACGCACATCGCCCTTTAACTCTTTGTTTCCTTGCAATAATTCCCAAAATTTGGTGGCAATCGTGACGTTCTTTAAATCAGCAAAAGGAGTAGACTGCTTGGGCGCAGTCAGGGTCATATGATCGACCTTAACGCCGAGCCTGGGGAAAAAAGACCATGAAAGGTTTCCATCCATGGTTAACTGATAATCCGTTTTTTTCTTTACTTCTTCAATAATCACCGGCTTTAGCTTGTTAGGATCGATAAAAAGAACAAGCGAGACAATAATAAAAGCACAGATCACAATAAATAAAATCAGAATAGCTAGTAGCTTGCGTAACAGTTTCACTCGATTGCTCTCCCAATGGAATTATCGCGTAATAACCTCAATTCTATATAGATTGCCTCACACTTCAACCCTGGGATTTTTCGTCGATGCGTTTAATGCCACTGGATCCCGCTGACAAGCGGTGGACGATGGCGAGTGGAAATTTAAAGCGGGTGATGGGAATCGAACCCACGTTAAGAGCTTGGGAAGCTCCCGTTCTACCATTGAACTACACCCGCGTAGAGAGGCGTATTCTATGGGATTTGATCCACCGTGTCACCTCAGCTTAAAAATCGCAAAAAAAAGCCCGGCATGGGCCGGGCTTTTATTAGATAGCAAATG
Proteins encoded:
- the hslU gene encoding ATP-dependent protease ATPase subunit HslU, producing the protein MPTTIPATPTPGEIVIELDKHIIGQAEAKRAVAVALRNRWRRMQLSSPLRDEIMPKNILMIGPTGVGKTEIARRLAKLANAPFIKVEATKFTEVGYVGRDVESIIRDLVDMAIKMVRENEMSKVRPIAEEAAEERILNALLPPPRGSFVGEPHEPVKEDTSARQLFRKKIREGSLDDKEIEIEVSAAPLGVEIMAPPGMEEMTNQLQSMFQNLGAERKKMRKLKVGEAKKILREEEAAKLIDDDEIKARAIESVEQSGIVFVDEIDKIAKRSEYAGADVSREGVQRDLLPLIEGSTISTKYGMVRTDHILFIASGAFHFAKPSDLIPELQGRLPIRVELKSLSTDDFVRILTEPEASLTEQYTALLGTEGVKLKFLPDGVRRIAEIAWHVNERVENIGARRLHTVLERLLEEISYNANELKDQEINIDAAYVNERLQQLVKDEDLSSYIL
- the rph gene encoding ribonuclease PH; the protein is MRPSQRANHELREIKITRHFTKHAEGSVLVEFGDTKVICTASVTAGVPPFLKDSGRGWVTAEYGMLPRSTHERMQREAAKGKQVGRTQEIQRLIARSLRAAVDLRMLGENTIIVDCDVIQADGGTRTASITGGCVALYDAIQYLLRENKIVTNPFQQFVASISVGIYEGEAIIDLNYVEDSTAETDMNIVMTEHGGFIEIQGTAERDTFEQADLDKMLTLAKNGIRQLVQIQKTVLGSH
- a CDS encoding exodeoxyribonuclease III; this translates as MLKIITVNLNGIRSAGRKGFFNWLHRQQADVICLQELRAQEHELQDPQFRPEGYYAYFHCAEKKGYSGVGIYSRYPAKQIVTGLGFDVADREGRHVAIDLGPIWIASLYMPSGTSGEHRQTIKFDFLDRYEKHLEQLNKAEQAYIICGDLNIAHKAIDLKNWRSNQKNSGFLPEERAWMDKLFDQLGFVDAFRQVNQAPDQYTWWSNRGRAWEKNVGWRIDYQVISPGLKPTVKSAEIYKDQRFSDHAPLIMNYDIVL
- a CDS encoding AsmA family protein; protein product: MKLLRKLLAILILFIVICAFIIVSLVLFIDPNKLKPVIIEEVKKKTDYQLTMDGNLSWSFFPRLGVKVDHMTLTAPKQSTPFADLKNVTIATKFWELLQGNKELKGDVRIAEVRLNNLKAEHARIGLHWQNNVLTLKPLTASFYGGSLDGIAHGRTLSAVPQWDWDITMNRMQLSPLLADLHGTERKIKLSGTAQVRLQAETQGNSRDQLLANLNGSSQFTLTNGAIEGIDLNYFVQSADALLNQQPLPEPNNHNQTTFDSMTGLAVIKNGVATTNNLLLASSAFAVRADGSIDLVHQTLDYRLLVTPLGTVKLKWPVPVLVDGSLEEPSVRLDKLTLKTIITKEQVEKVKAKMQEEIKHLPEKANKFLQKLLSK